The following are encoded together in the Kribbella voronezhensis genome:
- a CDS encoding LysR family transcriptional regulator has protein sequence MLDDLTAAELRILDAVDAEGSFSAAAARLGLTQSAVSHSVRGTERKVGAVLFDRGRHGARPTAAGLSAIKHGRGVLRLMTVLQQDVRAASGEQLTDRLRIAAFRSAAAQLLPPALTRLRARHPQLAYDVSIVRDVGGGTANEVVAGRADIAIVNLPHRLPAEAGLVGGTLLDEPYVLIHPSGHPDPRSLPVIDWTENCSAATKDWFATQEWLPTATINVADDSVLLSMVAHGLGMAVVPRSTAADRPADVVLAELGADAPRRTVGYVAAPELARSTAVRELVRELRSLS, from the coding sequence GTGCTGGACGATCTCACCGCGGCCGAGCTGCGCATTCTGGATGCCGTCGATGCGGAAGGCAGCTTTTCCGCCGCCGCGGCCAGACTGGGGCTGACGCAGTCCGCCGTCTCACACTCGGTCCGGGGCACGGAGCGGAAGGTCGGCGCGGTCCTGTTCGACCGGGGCCGGCATGGAGCCCGGCCGACCGCCGCCGGGCTGAGTGCGATCAAGCACGGCCGCGGTGTCCTGCGGCTGATGACCGTGCTCCAGCAGGACGTGCGGGCCGCTTCGGGCGAGCAACTGACCGATCGCCTGCGGATCGCGGCCTTCCGCAGCGCGGCCGCCCAACTGTTGCCACCGGCCCTCACCAGGCTGCGGGCACGCCACCCACAACTCGCGTACGACGTGTCGATCGTGCGCGACGTCGGCGGCGGTACCGCGAACGAGGTGGTGGCCGGCCGGGCCGACATCGCCATCGTCAACCTGCCGCACCGGCTGCCCGCCGAGGCCGGCCTGGTCGGCGGCACGCTGCTGGACGAGCCGTACGTGCTGATCCATCCGTCCGGTCACCCGGATCCGCGCTCGCTGCCGGTGATCGACTGGACGGAGAACTGCTCGGCCGCGACCAAGGACTGGTTCGCCACCCAAGAATGGTTGCCAACGGCCACGATCAACGTCGCCGACGACAGCGTGCTGCTGTCGATGGTGGCGCACGGCCTGGGGATGGCGGTCGTGCCGCGCTCGACCGCGGCGGATCGCCCGGCGGACGTCGTACTGGCCGAGCTCGGGGCCGACGCGCCCCGGCGTACGGTCGGCTATGTCGCCGCGCCCGAGCTGGCGCGCAGTACGGCGGTCCGGGAACTGGTCCGCGAACTGCGGTCATTATCGTGA
- a CDS encoding quinone oxidoreductase family protein — translation MRAIQVSRYGGPEVLALTELPTPVPAPDELLVEVSAAGVNYADTHRTDGSYRGGSLLPFVPGVEVVGRGADGRRLLAPIFSGGGYAEEAVIPAARAVEVPDEVSDGQALALLVQGLTAWHVLRNSARLAPGETVVVNAAAGGVGTLAIQLAKFFGAGRVIAVASRPDKRELAINLGADVAVNSSLDSYAEQVLAANDGRPVDVILDATGGKILLAGLEVLAGFGRLVSYGNAAREGRPLVDIGALAEGNQSVAAFWLVPALEYPGGYAEPLAELLRLTANGTISPILGGEYALDQSRHAHEDLLARRTTGKLIIRP, via the coding sequence ATGCGCGCCATCCAGGTCAGCCGGTACGGCGGACCAGAGGTCCTCGCCCTCACCGAGCTCCCCACGCCGGTCCCCGCCCCGGACGAGCTCCTGGTGGAGGTCAGCGCGGCCGGCGTGAACTACGCCGACACCCATCGCACCGACGGGTCGTATCGCGGCGGCTCGCTGCTTCCGTTCGTCCCCGGGGTCGAGGTGGTCGGCCGAGGCGCCGACGGCCGGCGCCTGCTCGCGCCGATCTTCTCCGGTGGCGGCTATGCCGAGGAGGCCGTGATCCCGGCGGCCCGCGCGGTCGAAGTACCGGACGAGGTCAGCGACGGCCAAGCGCTCGCGCTGCTGGTGCAGGGGCTGACCGCTTGGCATGTCCTGCGCAATTCCGCCCGCCTGGCGCCCGGCGAGACGGTCGTCGTGAACGCGGCCGCCGGCGGCGTCGGGACGCTCGCGATCCAGCTGGCCAAGTTCTTCGGCGCGGGCCGGGTGATCGCGGTCGCCTCACGGCCGGACAAGCGCGAACTCGCGATCAACCTCGGCGCGGACGTCGCCGTGAACAGTTCACTCGACTCGTACGCCGAGCAGGTGCTCGCCGCCAACGACGGCCGCCCGGTCGACGTCATCCTCGACGCCACCGGCGGCAAGATCCTGCTGGCCGGTCTGGAGGTGCTGGCCGGATTCGGCCGGCTGGTGTCGTACGGGAACGCCGCCCGCGAAGGGCGGCCGCTGGTCGACATCGGGGCGCTTGCCGAAGGCAACCAGTCGGTGGCGGCGTTCTGGCTGGTGCCGGCGCTGGAGTATCCGGGCGGCTATGCCGAACCGCTGGCCGAGTTGCTCCGCCTCACCGCGAACGGCACGATCAGCCCGATCCTCGGCGGTGAGTACGCGCTCGACCAGTCCCGCCACGCGCACGAGGACCTGCTGGCCCGGCGCACCACCGGCAAGCTGATCATCCGGCCCTGA